CATTTCCATCAAGCATCATATCCGGCTTATTTGGATGTATATACCATGCGTGGTGATCAGGGTGTACACCAACTTCAGTACCGTATGCAGGCATTAATTCTTTAAATGACTTCCCGCCATCCTCACTTACATTTACATAAGTGAAGATTGTATAAACTCTGTTTTCATTGGAGGGATCAGTATACAATTCGGCATAATAGAAAGGACGATTTCCGATTTCTCCCATGTCGGAATTGATCATTTTCCATTTGTAACCGCCATCCGTTGATTTGTAAAGGGCATTCTTTTTAGATTCCACTAAGGCATAAACAGTTTTAGAATCAGCAGCTGAAATGGCTAAACCTATTCTTCCTAAGTCACCTTTTGGTAAACCATCTTCCTCCGTTAATTCCTTCCAATTTTCTCCGCCATCTACGGTCATATATAATCCAGATCCAGGCCCACCGGATGTGAAAGTCCAAGGCTTTCTTCTATGTTCCCACATAGCCGCGAATAGCTTATTCGGATTATTTGGATCCATAATCAATTCCGCAACTCCGGTTTTATTATCAACAAAAAGACTTTTGTTCCACTTTTGCCTCCATCGGTAGTTTTATAAACGCCTCTTTCAGGATGCTCACCCCAAGGCGAACCTATCGCCCCTACAAACACTGTGTTAGGATTTTTAGGATCAATTCTAATTCTGTGGATATTACGGGTTTTCTCCAAGCCCATCAACTTCCAGCTTTTTCCGCCATCAAGTGATTTATATAATCCATAACCTCCGTTTGAACTGTTTCTAGGATTTCCTTCTCCGGTTCCAACCCAAATCACATCGGGATTATCTTGTTGGATAGCTACAGCTCCAATAGAGAGGATTTGTTGGTCATCAAATATCGGTTTCCAGTCAACCCCACCACTTTCTGATTTCCATAGTCCACCAGAAGCGGATCCTACATACATCACTTGTGGATTATCATGCACCACATCTATAGCCGTTATACGCCCACTCATTCCGGCAGGTCCGATGCTGCGGACATCAATGCCTTTCAATTTTTTTAAATCTAATTCTTGTGCTGAGGCTGTAAAATAACAACCCAAAGCAAGCAAAGTAAAAATCCATTGTTTTATAAATGATTTCCTCATATCGCGAATGTTTAATTTCCATTAATCTCGCAATAGGAAGTTTTAAATGCAAGTAGCTTTTACTTTAAGGGTTGATTTGTGATTTGAAATAATGCCAAAATTTACTTGAGGGATTGAGAATGGTTTGAATATGTTTAATGGTGCAAGTTGACGCTTGAACTAGAAATTGAAAGCTTTAGCCAGAAATAGTTACGTTTTAATTATAAGATAAATAGTGATCGATTGACAATTTCTGTATCAGGAAACAGTTAACTTAAAGTAAATAAGATTAAAACTTGAACCTATGAAAACCAGCTTAGTATTTATTTTTTTCTTGTGCTTCCCGATTATCATTAATGCACAAGCGGAACCAGAGACAAAAAAGCCTTATCAATTCGAAGGTAAGATCGGGGTAGGACTAACTGCATTTAATGTGACGGGTTATCACACGGAGAATTACCCCGCTACCGCCATTCGCTTA
This is a stretch of genomic DNA from Marivirga harenae. It encodes these proteins:
- a CDS encoding WD40/YVTN/BNR-like repeat-containing protein — protein: MRKSFIKQWIFTLLALGCYFTASAQELDLKKLKGIDVRSIGPAGMSGRITAIDVVHDNPQVMYVGSASGGLWKSESGGVDWKPIFDDQQILSIGAVAIQQDNPDVIWVGTGEGNPRNSSNGGYGLYKSLDGGKSWKLMGLEKTRNIHRIRIDPKNPNTVFVGAIGSPWGEHPERGVYKTTDGGKSGTKVFLLIIKPELRN